The sequence TCGGGTACTTTTTGAACAAATGGCTCGGGGTGTAGATCCAAGGGATTACCGTTGGTGAATCTTTTTGTAAACAGGCCGCGAATGCGCGAATAAATTGTGGCAACCTTGCGAAGGTTATGGTTCTGTAAAATTACACCGTTAGAGAATGAAATTTACGTTGGAATACGAATAAACCACATAGTAAGAACCTTCGCAAGGTTTATGATTCAAAACAGTTCAACCCCATCCGGGGTTGTTGGAAATTGGTTAGGTACCATTTTCTACAAATATTCAACGCCTACGGCGTTGTTTGGGGATTATTTTGTTTTGGTTTTGGGTCATTGTGATTTGGAATTTATTTGGGTATTGGAATTTGTCTTTTGGAATTTTACCCTACTCCTTTAATCCCTTAATCCTTCAATCCCAATTAACCACCGATAACACCGATAGGATTTTAGGGATTGGAATTTCACCTTAGCGACTTTGCGCCCCCGCGGTGAATCTTTTTAAATCATCTTCCCTATTCCATACCCATTCTGCACGGCGTCAATGATCTTTCCCACCTGGGCCGCATCACCTAACAGGTGCACCTCATATTTTAGTCTAAGTTTATTGTACAAAGCGTGATCCGGTCTTCCGCCAAACGCTGCTACAAAATAATCGGCCGGAATTCCCTCGCTGGCGCTATCCGTGCCAATCCACACGCTTCTTTCTTTGATCTCTCGAACCGGGGCGGAGGTCTTAATCTGGACCCCCTTTTCTTTCAATTCCCGCAGCAAATAATCTCGGCTGATCGGCTCCATGCCAATTGCCACGTCCGGAAGCATTTCCACAAGGGTCACCTCGTTTCCCTGTTCCCGCAAGTAAAGGGCGGTTTCACAGCCTACCAATCCCCCACCTCCCACTACCACGCGACTGTTTGTAATCTGACAATCCCCTTTTAACACCTCGGCAAAACTCAACACATGGCCACAATCAAATCCTTTGATGGGCGGCATCGAATATTCCGCACCTTGACTCAGCAAGACGACTTCCGGCCCAAAGGCTTTAATGGCTTCCACTGTGGCCGTTTTTTCAAAATCAATAGGAATTTTTAGATCTTCAAGCATAAATTCGTAATATTCAATCAGCCAATGGATTTTCTCTTTACCAGGAGGCACACAACCGAGTTTCAAAGCTCCGCCAATGTATTTTTCCTTTTCCCAGAGAGTGACGTGATGGCCGCGCTTTTTCAGTGTGACCGCCGCCTCAAGTCCCGTCGGACCAGCGCCAATAATTAAAACCTTTTTGGGATGAGGTATCGGCAGTAACATTTCATCCGATTCCAGTTTGCCTACCGAGGGGTTTACCCCGCACCGAATGGCCGTTCCTTCTTCGTGCCGGGCGGCTTTAATGCACTCGCTGCACCCGATACAGCGCTTGATGGCTTTCTCCCGGTCATTTTGCGCCTTGATCGGCCAATCCGGATCGGCAATCAGGGGGCGCCCCAATCCAATCAGATCGGCCTCGCCCTTCTCCAGAATTTCCTCCGCCCGCCCGGGATTGCGAATCATTCCCACAGCAATGACCGGTACCGAAACGCTTGCCTTTTTGAATGCGGCTGCCAGGTACCCGCGCCAGGCCTCCGGATAGGCCATCGGCTCCAGGCGCTTTTCTTTGCTGCCAAACCCCACGTCTGCATGGACGGCTGCGTAACCCATCTCACCAAACAGGCGGGCCGTCTCTGCCCCTTCTTCAATCGAAATGCCCCCGTCCACAAAATCAATGGCGCCAATCCGCGCCGTGACGGTGTAATCCTCCCCGCACACGTCGAGAATGCGCTCCAGGATCAATCGGGCAAACCGCACCCGATTTTCCAGCGACCCTCCGTAGCGATCGGTTCGTTTGTTGGTCAGGGGTGAAAGAAACTGATTGACCAGCAGTCCGTGAGCGGCTTCGATTTCCACGCCGTCAAAATGCGCCTTCCGGGCTCGCAGGGCCGATTGAGCAAACAGGTCCGCAATTTCTTCGATTTTTTCTTCGGTCAATTCTTCCGGAAACACCTGGTCCTTTCGAAGATTGACGGCCGACGGCGCCACCGGCGTACGTCCCTCGGATAACGTGAGATCGGCATACAGCCCGGGGTGGGTCAATTCCATGAACGCCAGACTCCCGTAGCGGTGAATTTCGTAGGCCACCCGGCTCAATCCGGGAATAAAGGAATCGTCATCGATGCGCGGCTGCGTAGCGCCATGGCGCGCCTCTGGAAATTGAATGCACATATTTTCCAGCGTGATAATCGCTGCACCGCCCTGCGCCCGGCGCTTGTAATGATCCACAAACTCGGGCGTTACCTCTCCTGTGACCGCCGCCAAATTGGTGGAAATCGGCAGAAAAATAATGCGATTTTTCAAAATCAGTCGCCCTACTTGCAATCCCGAAAACAAATGTCCGTACCTCATTCCCTGCCTCCTGTTTCTTCCCAAAGATGCTGGAGTCCAACGGTTAATACGTCTTTCACATGCGCGTCGGCGATTGAATAGCGGTAAAACTGTTTCTCGCGGACCACCTTTACGAGATGAGCGTCTTTCAGCGCGCGCAAATGCTGGGACACCGCGGGTTGATTCATTCCCAGAGAGGCCGCAATTTTGTTCACGCAGCAGGCCTCTTGGCCGGTGTTCAAAAGGAACACGATAATTTTTAGCCGCGACGGATCGGAAAAAACCCAGAAAAATCGGGCGAGTTTTTCAAGGATTGTGCCCGACAAGTGATCAAAATTATTTTTCATTGTAAAATCCTCCATTCGAATATGCGAATGTAATTATATAATAATTTACTAAGAATATCAACTCTTTTTTATTTTTTTTAGCCTGGGTAATCAAAAAATTTCATTGGCGTGTTTTCACCATTTTAATAGTGACGGATTAGAGAATTATTCATACTGGATAAGCCGCGAATGCGCGAATGAATTGTGGCAACCTTGCGAAGGTTATGATTCTGTAAAATTACACCATTAGAGAATGATATTTACGTTTGAATACAAATAAACCACATATTGAGAACCTTCGCAAGGTTAATGATTTAAAACAGTTCAACCCCATCCGGGGTTGTTGGAAATTGGTTAGGTACCAATTTCTACAAATGTTCAACACCTACGGCGTTGTTTGGAAATTATTTTGTTTTGGTTATGGGTCATTGTGATTTGGAGTTTATTTGGGTATTGAAATTTGTCATTTGGAATTTTGCCCTACTCCTTTAATCCCTTAATCCTTCAATCCCAACTAACCACCGATAACACCGATAGGATTTTGGGGATTGGAATTTTTTCCTGTGTCCTTGCGGTAAATCTTTTTAAATTCGCCGCGAATGCGCGAATGATTGTAGGGGCGATTCACGAATCGCCCCCACGAATTGACCCGATTGGCAAAATGTCCCCGGCACTTTTAGAGTGCCGAGGACTAATAAATGGCAGGCGTTTTTTCAAAAATACCTTGAAGGTGACCCGAATATTCATTATGTTACAAAAG comes from Calditrichota bacterium and encodes:
- a CDS encoding FAD-dependent oxidoreductase, coding for MRYGHLFSGLQVGRLILKNRIIFLPISTNLAAVTGEVTPEFVDHYKRRAQGGAAIITLENMCIQFPEARHGATQPRIDDDSFIPGLSRVAYEIHRYGSLAFMELTHPGLYADLTLSEGRTPVAPSAVNLRKDQVFPEELTEEKIEEIADLFAQSALRARKAHFDGVEIEAAHGLLVNQFLSPLTNKRTDRYGGSLENRVRFARLILERILDVCGEDYTVTARIGAIDFVDGGISIEEGAETARLFGEMGYAAVHADVGFGSKEKRLEPMAYPEAWRGYLAAAFKKASVSVPVIAVGMIRNPGRAEEILEKGEADLIGLGRPLIADPDWPIKAQNDREKAIKRCIGCSECIKAARHEEGTAIRCGVNPSVGKLESDEMLLPIPHPKKVLIIGAGPTGLEAAVTLKKRGHHVTLWEKEKYIGGALKLGCVPPGKEKIHWLIEYYEFMLEDLKIPIDFEKTATVEAIKAFGPEVVLLSQGAEYSMPPIKGFDCGHVLSFAEVLKGDCQITNSRVVVGGGGLVGCETALYLREQGNEVTLVEMLPDVAIGMEPISRDYLLRELKEKGVQIKTSAPVREIKERSVWIGTDSASEGIPADYFVAAFGGRPDHALYNKLRLKYEVHLLGDAAQVGKIIDAVQNGYGIGKMI
- a CDS encoding helix-turn-helix transcriptional regulator; the encoded protein is MKNNFDHLSGTILEKLARFFWVFSDPSRLKIIVFLLNTGQEACCVNKIAASLGMNQPAVSQHLRALKDAHLVKVVREKQFYRYSIADAHVKDVLTVGLQHLWEETGGRE